A window of Polaribacter litorisediminis contains these coding sequences:
- the ggt gene encoding gamma-glutamyltransferase, with amino-acid sequence MKKLSILLTLSILCIHCKPSSTEEKIMGLVAEKAIVVSAREEASKIGIEILKKGGNAFDAMVATELALAVSYPYAGNLGGGGFMVYRKNNGEIGALDYREKAPLAASKNMYLDENNKIIKGKSTLGAMAVGIPGTVAGVFEVHKKFGTLSIEEILKPVIELAKQGVIVTKKQEERIKRYQPYFKKANKSLILFDSIWKENEVITYPALAATLERISKNGRDEFYKGETAKRLVHFIQENGGIITLGDLAKYEAKWRTPITFKYDNLRVISMSPPSSGGVCLAQIMNGIEAYDLNTYGHNSTKAIQVITEAERRAYADRSFFLGDPDFVSIPIDTLISKEYNKGRMTDFSFDSATKSADISHGNIAIVESDETTHYSIIDQFGNAVSVTTTLNGAYGSKLYCDDLGFFLNNEMDDFSSKAGVPNMFGLIGAKANEIAPEKRMLSSMTPTIVEKDGNLWMVVGTPGGSTIITSVLQTILNVHEFNFGMQEAINQPRFHHQWMPDVIMMEPNKFDKKTTNELKKLGYKINEKDAPVIGKVEGILVLPNGKLEGGADPRGDDTAVGF; translated from the coding sequence ATGAAAAAATTATCTATTCTCCTTACACTTTCTATCTTATGTATTCACTGCAAACCTTCATCCACAGAAGAAAAAATTATGGGTTTAGTCGCTGAAAAAGCCATCGTGGTTTCTGCTAGAGAGGAAGCTTCTAAAATTGGAATTGAAATTCTTAAAAAAGGCGGCAATGCTTTTGATGCTATGGTAGCTACAGAATTAGCTTTAGCGGTTTCTTACCCATACGCAGGCAACCTTGGCGGTGGCGGCTTTATGGTATACCGAAAAAACAACGGAGAAATTGGCGCTCTAGATTATAGAGAAAAAGCACCTTTGGCAGCCAGTAAAAACATGTATTTAGATGAAAATAATAAAATCATTAAAGGAAAAAGCACATTAGGTGCGATGGCTGTAGGAATACCAGGAACCGTAGCAGGTGTATTTGAAGTGCATAAAAAATTTGGTACCCTTTCTATAGAAGAAATTTTAAAACCCGTTATTGAACTGGCAAAACAAGGAGTTATTGTCACCAAAAAACAGGAAGAAAGAATAAAAAGATACCAGCCTTATTTTAAAAAAGCGAACAAATCTTTGATTCTTTTTGATAGTATCTGGAAAGAGAATGAAGTCATTACATATCCTGCTTTGGCAGCAACTCTAGAAAGAATTTCTAAAAATGGTAGGGATGAATTTTATAAAGGAGAAACTGCAAAACGATTGGTCCATTTTATCCAAGAAAACGGTGGTATTATAACACTAGGGGATTTAGCCAAATATGAGGCAAAATGGAGAACTCCCATTACTTTTAAGTATGATAATTTACGCGTTATTTCGATGTCTCCGCCATCAAGTGGAGGCGTTTGTCTAGCACAAATTATGAATGGTATAGAAGCTTATGATTTAAATACGTACGGTCATAATTCCACCAAAGCTATTCAAGTAATTACCGAAGCAGAAAGACGGGCTTATGCCGATAGAAGTTTTTTTCTAGGCGATCCAGATTTTGTTTCCATCCCCATAGACACTTTAATTTCTAAAGAATACAATAAAGGTAGAATGACCGATTTTTCTTTTGATAGCGCCACAAAATCAGCTGATATTTCTCACGGAAACATAGCAATTGTAGAAAGTGATGAAACCACACATTATTCTATTATCGATCAATTTGGAAACGCAGTATCTGTGACAACAACCTTAAATGGTGCCTATGGATCAAAACTCTATTGTGATGATTTAGGCTTCTTTTTAAACAACGAAATGGATGATTTTAGTAGCAAAGCTGGTGTACCAAATATGTTTGGTTTGATAGGCGCAAAAGCCAACGAAATTGCTCCTGAAAAACGAATGTTAAGTTCTATGACACCAACTATTGTAGAAAAAGATGGCAACCTTTGGATGGTTGTTGGCACACCGGGAGGTTCTACGATTATCACATCGGTTTTACAAACAATTTTAAATGTACACGAATTTAATTTCGGAATGCAAGAAGCAATCAATCAGCCAAGATTTCATCATCAATGGATGCCCGATGTCATTATGATGGAACCTAATAAGTTTGATAAAAAGACCACAAACGAATTAAAAAAATTAGGTTACAAAATCAATGAAAAAGACGCTCCTGTTATTGGCAAAGTTGAAGGTATTTTAGTCCTACCCAACGGAAAATTAGAAGGAGGCGCAGACCCAAGAGGAGACGATACTGCAGTGGGGTTTTAA
- a CDS encoding VOC family protein translates to MNIQPFHLAIPVQNLEKCRTFYRDILKCSEGRSTEDWVDFNFFGHQLVIHQKEDFKAERISNPVDGYDVPVPHFGVVLSWEDWHTLADTLKAANTKFEIAPCIRFKGKVGEQATMFFKDPENNALEFKAFKDIGQLFAK, encoded by the coding sequence ATGAATATACAACCCTTCCATTTAGCAATACCCGTTCAGAATTTAGAGAAATGCAGAACCTTCTATAGAGATATTTTAAAGTGTTCAGAAGGCAGAAGTACTGAAGATTGGGTAGATTTTAATTTCTTCGGACATCAATTAGTGATTCATCAAAAAGAAGATTTTAAAGCTGAACGTATTTCAAATCCTGTAGATGGTTATGATGTTCCTGTACCCCATTTTGGTGTTGTTCTGTCTTGGGAAGATTGGCATACTTTAGCCGACACCTTAAAAGCAGCCAACACGAAATTTGAGATAGCACCTTGCATTCGGTTTAAAGGAAAAGTAGGCGAACAAGCTACCATGTTTTTTAAAGACCCAGAAAATAATGCGTTAGAATTTAAAGCTTTTAAAGATATTGGTCAGTTGTTTGCAAAGTAA